A genomic region of Nostoc sp. UHCC 0702 contains the following coding sequences:
- the trpD gene encoding anthranilate phosphoribosyltransferase, whose product MIAVTQASPDNIPSNLDSYDWPALLQQLLNRESLTSAQATDLMQAWLTDAIPPVLTGAILAAIQAKGVSAAELVGMATVLQSQRLGTGDWGLVTREEFSQSPIPSTQSPIPLIDTCGTGGDGASTFNISTAVAFVAAGAGVKVAKHGNRSASSKAGSADVLEALGINLNASPEKVQAAVGEVGITFLFAPGWHPALKAVAALRKTLKVRTIFNLLGPLVNPMRPTGQIIGVNDPLLLEAIAQALSQLGCRRAIALHGKERLDEAGLADITYLAVLQEQKVRSLTLNPQELGLSPAPTEALRGGDVQENAEILKAVLQGKGTQAQQDVVALNTALALQVSETIEGTTDILESCVKGIALAKKVLQSGAAWTKLEQLAEFLR is encoded by the coding sequence ATGATAGCTGTAACTCAAGCCTCACCAGACAACATTCCCTCTAATCTTGACTCATACGACTGGCCGGCTTTATTGCAACAGTTGCTGAATCGAGAATCACTAACAAGTGCCCAAGCTACGGATCTGATGCAAGCTTGGCTAACAGATGCCATTCCCCCTGTACTAACAGGGGCGATTTTAGCCGCAATTCAAGCCAAAGGCGTATCCGCAGCAGAATTAGTTGGCATGGCCACTGTCCTGCAATCCCAAAGACTGGGGACTGGTGACTGGGGACTGGTGACTAGGGAAGAATTTTCCCAATCCCCAATCCCTAGTACCCAATCCCCAATCCCCCTAATTGATACTTGTGGAACTGGTGGAGATGGCGCTTCAACCTTTAATATTTCCACTGCTGTTGCCTTTGTTGCCGCAGGCGCAGGGGTAAAAGTTGCCAAACATGGCAATCGTTCAGCATCTAGCAAAGCTGGTTCCGCTGATGTGTTAGAAGCTTTGGGTATAAATCTCAACGCCAGTCCAGAGAAAGTACAGGCAGCAGTTGGTGAGGTTGGTATCACTTTTTTGTTTGCTCCAGGCTGGCATCCGGCACTCAAGGCAGTTGCTGCTTTGCGGAAAACTTTGAAAGTGCGTACTATTTTTAACCTGCTTGGGCCTCTAGTAAATCCGATGCGGCCCACAGGACAAATTATTGGTGTGAACGACCCACTTTTATTAGAAGCGATCGCTCAAGCGTTATCACAATTGGGATGTCGGCGAGCGATCGCACTCCACGGCAAAGAAAGGTTAGATGAGGCTGGTTTAGCTGACATCACTTACTTAGCCGTACTCCAAGAGCAAAAAGTACGTTCTTTAACCCTCAATCCTCAAGAACTTGGTTTAAGTCCTGCACCAACTGAGGCCTTGCGGGGTGGAGATGTCCAAGAAAATGCGGAAATTTTGAAGGCAGTTCTGCAAGGTAAAGGCACTCAAGCACAGCAGGATGTAGTTGCATTGAATACTGCTTTAGCTTTGCAAGTAAGTGAAACCATTGAAGGCACAACAGATATTTTAGAAAGTTGTGTTAAAGGTATTGCCCTTGCTAAGAAAGTTCTGCAAAGCGGTGCGGCTTGGACAAAATTAGAACAACTTGCTGAGTTTTTACGCTAA
- the trpB gene encoding tryptophan synthase subunit beta, giving the protein MVSIQNINSKISPATVQPDSLGRFGKFGGKYVPETLMPALSELEAAFHQYRNEASFQAELQNLLRDYVGRPSPLYFAERLTAHYARPDGTGPQIYLKREDLNHTGAHKINNALAQVLLAKRMGKQRIIAETGAGQHGVATATVCARFGLSCVIYMGIHDMERQALNVFRMKLMGAEVRPVEAGTGTLKDATSEAIRDWVTNVETTHYILGSVAGPHPYPMLVRDFHAVIGKETRVQCQEKWGGLPDILLACVGGGSNAIGLFHEFVDEASVRLVGVEAAGEGVDTEKHAATLTKGKVGVLHGAMSYLLQDDDGQVVEAHSISAGLDYPGVGPEHSYLKDLGRAEYYSVTDKQALEAFQRLSQLEGIIPALETAHAIAYLETLCPQLNGSPRIVINCSGRGDKDVQTVAKVLSY; this is encoded by the coding sequence GTGGTAAGCATACAAAACATCAATTCTAAAATCTCGCCTGCAACCGTGCAGCCTGACTCTTTAGGCAGGTTTGGAAAATTCGGCGGAAAGTACGTTCCTGAAACCTTAATGCCTGCATTAAGCGAGTTGGAAGCGGCGTTTCATCAATATCGCAACGAAGCAAGTTTCCAAGCTGAACTGCAAAACTTACTGCGGGATTACGTAGGAAGACCAAGCCCTTTATATTTTGCTGAACGCCTCACGGCACACTATGCCAGACCTGATGGCACGGGGCCGCAAATTTACTTAAAACGTGAAGATTTAAACCATACCGGCGCTCACAAAATTAATAACGCTTTAGCTCAGGTCTTGCTAGCTAAACGTATGGGCAAGCAGCGCATTATTGCAGAGACAGGTGCAGGTCAGCATGGTGTAGCTACTGCGACTGTGTGCGCGAGGTTTGGTTTGTCCTGTGTGATTTACATGGGCATCCACGATATGGAACGGCAAGCCCTGAATGTGTTTCGCATGAAATTGATGGGGGCAGAAGTTCGTCCGGTGGAGGCGGGTACAGGCACCCTCAAAGATGCAACTTCCGAGGCAATTCGGGATTGGGTGACTAACGTAGAAACAACACATTACATCCTCGGTTCTGTTGCTGGCCCCCATCCCTACCCAATGTTGGTGCGTGACTTTCACGCAGTCATTGGCAAAGAAACTCGCGTTCAGTGTCAAGAGAAATGGGGCGGTTTACCGGATATTCTTCTAGCTTGTGTAGGTGGAGGTTCCAATGCTATTGGATTATTCCATGAATTTGTGGATGAAGCTTCTGTGCGGCTAGTTGGAGTAGAAGCCGCAGGTGAAGGTGTGGATACAGAAAAACATGCAGCCACTCTCACAAAAGGAAAAGTTGGAGTTTTGCACGGTGCGATGAGCTATTTACTACAAGATGATGATGGTCAAGTAGTGGAAGCACATTCAATTAGTGCAGGATTGGATTATCCCGGCGTTGGGCCTGAACATAGTTATTTAAAAGATCTTGGTCGCGCTGAGTATTATAGTGTGACTGATAAACAGGCATTAGAAGCATTTCAAAGGCTTTCACAACTAGAAGGAATTATACCCGCCTTAGAAACTGCTCATGCGATCGCTTATCTAGAAACTCTCTGCCCTCAATTAAATGGCAGCCCCCGCATTGTCATCAATTGCTCCGGTAGAGGCGATAAGGATGTGCAAACAGTGGCGAAAGTCCTTAGTTATTAG
- the aroF gene encoding 3-deoxy-7-phosphoheptulonate synthase codes for MIIVLKSGTPAEEIIRISESVSDGWGVTVEKSVGVHKVVLGIIGDTSIIDILQIQEISPWIQQVMRVQKPFKRVSREFRHGEASEVVVPTPNGRVYFGEYHPLVVVAGPCSVENEQMIVETAKRVKAAGAKFLRGGAYKPRTSPYAFQGHGESALDLLATAREATGLGIITEIMDTADLPAVARVADVIQVGARNMQNFALLKKVGAQDKPVLLKRGMSATIDEWLMAAEYILASGNPNVILCERGIRTFDTKYARNTLDLSVIPVLRSLTHLPIMIDPSHGTGKSEYVAPMAMAAIAAGTDALMIEVHPNPAKALSDGPQSLTPEKFDRLVQEMSIIGKVVNRWSTPELVTSV; via the coding sequence ATGATTATAGTACTCAAGAGCGGTACGCCTGCTGAAGAAATCATTCGCATCAGCGAAAGTGTGAGTGATGGTTGGGGAGTCACCGTAGAAAAAAGTGTCGGTGTGCATAAAGTTGTCCTTGGGATAATTGGCGATACTTCTATCATCGATATATTGCAGATTCAAGAGATTAGCCCTTGGATTCAGCAAGTGATGCGAGTGCAAAAACCTTTCAAACGGGTTAGTCGAGAATTTCGACATGGAGAAGCTAGCGAAGTTGTTGTACCCACACCTAACGGTCGCGTCTATTTTGGAGAATATCATCCTCTAGTGGTAGTAGCTGGCCCTTGCTCTGTTGAAAATGAACAGATGATTGTAGAGACAGCAAAGCGAGTGAAGGCAGCAGGAGCAAAGTTTCTGCGTGGTGGAGCTTACAAACCTCGTACTTCACCTTATGCGTTTCAAGGACATGGTGAGAGTGCATTAGATTTGTTAGCTACGGCGCGGGAAGCTACAGGTTTGGGCATTATCACAGAAATTATGGATACTGCTGATTTACCGGCAGTGGCGAGAGTGGCTGATGTGATTCAGGTGGGCGCTAGAAATATGCAAAACTTTGCATTGCTCAAAAAGGTAGGCGCACAAGATAAACCGGTGCTGCTCAAGCGAGGGATGTCAGCCACAATTGACGAGTGGTTGATGGCAGCAGAGTATATTCTGGCATCAGGAAATCCCAATGTGATTCTTTGTGAGCGGGGAATTAGAACCTTTGATACAAAATATGCTCGCAATACTTTAGATTTATCAGTGATTCCAGTATTGCGATCGCTCACACATTTACCAATCATGATCGATCCGAGTCACGGTACTGGTAAATCTGAGTATGTTGCACCAATGGCAATGGCTGCTATAGCTGCTGGTACAGATGCCTTGATGATTGAGGTTCACCCCAATCCAGCTAAGGCTTTATCTGATGGCCCCCAATCTTTAACTCCTGAGAAATTTGACCGTTTGGTTCAGGAAATGTCAATTATAGGCAAAGTAGTTAATCGCTGGTCTACACCTGAATTAGTAACTTCTGTGTAG